The sequence CCCACCCAATGCCTTTTTCCTCACATCCCATCCCTGCACTGGGTAGAGAGAAATTCGGTCCATTACATAATACTCAAAACAGTGTCAACCTACATATGTGATACCTTCCAATATGTGAAAACGGTTGAAATACAATTGCTTGATACTTTCAATCCTAATCTCCTCCAACGTGTTTAGCTGGGGTTCCGAAGATCAAGTAGGAGTAACCAGAAATGGTTGCCGCAGTGTAAGGAAACTCATATTGTCTCTATCCAGGCTGCACGATCCTTTCCTTGCCGCTAAGAATCCTCAACATAGATTAGGAGGAACAAAGACCTCAATCAGTAGTCATCTTCAGAGATCATTCTCACTTTATTCGACTTGGCAGGAGGGGAAAATGGAcaatttcttagatctattatattaaaacaataattacaaaaaaaaaaaaaaaaaagtacatttaCACGAAAAATAAgtgtaaaataaagtcaatcttacttgttttgtaatttatttcctATCTAGTAGATCtaaacaatttaaaaataaataaaataaaccctaaaacagaacCATTCGAGAGACGTTCCAAATTGCCATTCATGAAGGCAATATTGGAGAGTTATGATGGGTCTGGAGACATTGAACGTCTGATCGATGTGGACCAAAACATTGGGATATAATAACATTTTCCTCTCAACTGGTGTTTCTCTTCTAATTAGGGGTAAAGCTgttcaataaataaattttaaatcaaatatttttgaaaaaatcatttgatcTTGTCAATTCATATCGATATTGGTATTAGTCATGACCGATAGTGATCCTGATAATGGTTTTAAAACCACACTAGTGGCTACTGTCATCTTCTTAAAAgaaattgcaaattaaatgttGTTATGTATTGATTTAAAGGGCTAAACTTTAGAGAGTAGGCAGATTCGAATTCCCTTACATGTCTAAGTAAAATCATtcccaagatttttttttttatttgaaaataaaattgtatACAAATAACATAAATTGAAAAGAAGGGCATTCAACACAAAATTACATGTAGTTTGAGTTGTTGCCTTGAAAGATAATTGTTAGCGACAGAGATCTTACTTTGACATTGTTTTTCCATATTAAACTTaacaaatgaaattttcattaattatttaagatctaacaaaaagaaaagagttcCCATGGCCAGCATTCCTGTTGCTCCATCAACCTGGTAACGTCATCGCAGTCAAACGAAACTATGCAGTTGTGAAACCTAATCGCCACACTTGTTGCATTCCTTCAACAATTCCTCTGGCCTCTAATTTATGTGTGTTCCTTGCAAATCCAGAGTTTAGAAAAGCACATATACAAGTCGCAGTTATAAAATTAACTGATGCCCATCCTATTTTGTGAGAGAATCTAACATAAAAGCTTCCATCACTCACAATaatatatgaattgtatggtATAGACCCTTGATAGTCAAACTATGAGAAGATTATATCATATTCTAGCCACGGAGCAAAGGAAATGGATGCTATTCAGGGATCCATTTTGAAAAGAATAGAAGCCAATCagatttttcatcttttaagCACAGAGACACAATGTCATTCctaagatatttaaaaaaaaggggtatTTGATGCACGAGTCTCCTGCACGTGAGAGGTCGGGGGGAACAAGAATTGCACAGTCTTACCTCGAGAATGTCGAGAGACTATTTCGACCGCTTAACCACCAAATTGCAACAATTTTCAAGATATCGATTGGTTAAAAATATCACTTTAGTTACTCATTTACGACACAATTAAGTGCACAACCTAAGAATACACTCTATTTTGTGAAACTTCGAGAAATTTATGTAAAATCACCATTATATCAACAAGTGATATGTACACGGTAGAGAGAGGAAGGGAAAGTAGgagataagagagaaaatacgagagataaaatagggttttgaccAATTAGGAGGTGCCTACCTCTTGGCTAATTGAGAGGTAGCCACCTCTTCTCAAGATAAAATCCAAAGAGATAATTTAGGACAATTTTTCATTGTTTACTTCTATTCCAAATTAGTTCCTATTAAATAGGACAAATAAGTAGTTACAAACCCTGCCTCACGTATTCCCCTTATATTGAAACTACCACACCCACACACTCCATCTATGCTTCACTTCTTCCAGTTCCATACTTATCTCTAACTTCTACTAATTTACCAACTTCTAATAACTACTTAACACTCCACCGTGGCAATAACTCCTACGCACATACAAacacataataataattaagaagTTAGGCACGTAACAATCCTTCCCCTTTAAATTGTCCTTGTCCTCAAGGACCACCGGAATCCCATATCTTGATAGTAAAAGCTGCAGCCAATGAATCTGAGATAGTTAATTTGAGACCCATGAATCTAATTGTAAAAATGGGCTCTCTTTGAGGGAATTGATGAATGGTACattactcttcttctttttcttcatttctttttgcttctttttcttcatcatcatcttcttcctcttcttctttgtttccttgtgcttctttttctttatctttttcttcatcttcttcttcctctttctcaacTCAGCCAAACTCTTTTGGACACGTTAATAAATTATAAACATTTCATTAGAAATCACCATCACGTCTTGAATAGATGAACGTATGGCTTCAATGATCTCAATATTCATACCTATAGTCGTAGGATcaacctgctctgataccagatgatACGTAcacagtagagagagagagagaaagtagaagatagagagaaaataggagagataaaatagggttttggctAATTAGGAGATGCCTACCTCTTGGCTTTACGGACGAAGCCGGACATCTGGCTAATTGAGAGGTAATTTAGGATAATTTTTCATTGCTTACTTCTAATCCAAATTAGTTTCTATTAAATAGGATAAACAAGTAGTTACAAACCTTGCCTCACGTATTCCCCTTACATTGAAACTACTACACCCACACACTCCATCTATGCTCCACTTCTTCTAGTTCCATACTCATCTCTAACTTCTACTAATTTACCAACTTCTAATAACTACTTAACACCCCACCGTGGCAATAACTCTTACCCACATACaaatacaataacaacaacataaTAATTAAGAAGTTAGGCACATAACAGCAAGCCGCCCCGAAAGTAGGATGTCATTGGATCAAAGGGAAGGGTGATTTTCATTGTAAACTCTTTTAGACTTCTTACATGAATATTGAGAGTTTTTGAAAATTAGGGGGAGTTATACGGAGGGCTGCATTAGTTCAAGCAAAGATGATGATGACTTAATGTTTCAAAAGAGAGCTAACCATTTTTGAGAATTGAAGAGGTACAATGATTCAGGTACTAAGCTAGATATATGTTCATTATCCTAGAAGCATTTATTATGTTAATAAAAGCTTCGTTCAATTCCTTTATTACCTATTTGTTCGTTTGTAACCAATTCTATGCACAAATCACATATACCTACTTATACCAATTAGGACAATTGCGTAATTAATTCTTAatgaggaaatatcactcccttCCCTTTAACTATGTGAAAATATCAACTTGACtccacatttttttaaaaatataactCATCTCCCCCTAAATAAAAAGATTCTATTTAACATCTCCAGCCGTTTAAAATGGCTGTTAAATCGGTTGATTTTTTTCTCGTAATGCCCAAGATACCTTTCTAAACATGAAATACCCTATATACCCCTTAacgaaaaaaaaacccctcttcCCTTATACCATACTCTCTCCATTAGCTCcacttccccttccccttccccttcccatttccctttccctttccctttcccgcTGAACCACCGAATGGTGAGGAAGACAAGGACCTGCAATTTCTCCCATTTTTCACATCGTCTTCTTCATTGAAGCTCACACGCAGCCATTGATtcacatcatcttcttcattgaaGCGATTGGAGCCCTAGATATAGAAACAGGGGAGGAAAAGCTCAGACCTAAGCGTTGACAAACTCTCCAAGATCAAATCGAACAAcagaagaacaaagaaaaaaattgaaaaaaattgaagaattagCAGTCGTGAATCCTCTCTTCCCCTCAACTATTCTTCCTCtacgaaggaagaagaagaagaagaaagaagagaaattaattaagattttaaaaaagaaatgaatggCCAGCGAATGGAATAGCGACTAGACCTTTGCAATTTCACATCTCCATCCGCAATGATACCGTCCAACTTAAGCAGTTGGTTCATCAACATCTCAGTCAGATTCAACACATCAATTTTTGCAACTTTGCCACCTTTAGATATAACGGACTCGCTAGCAGATACCTACTCAGTTTGGCAGTCACAGTCAGGAGCTAAAAATTTGATTTGTCTCAGGATTTCAAAGAGATTTTGAAgagaatttcaatttttaaggCATTACTGAGGCAATTAGGTACAAAAGGGAAGCTTATCAAAGTTACCTGGGCAGCAAGATTGTCAACTTCCGAGATGGATTTTGAAGCCTTCTCCATCTTGACATTCTTACGCATCTCAAGAAACCTTTTTTCACGGCTAATCACGTCCTCTACTAGAACGAGTTTTGATCCATCCTTCGCTCCCACAATATCGAGATAGGCATTCGAGTCTCTCCCCTTGTCCTTAAATAGCAGCTTCTGGTCCTCATGATGCAATCCAGTCGGCGCTCAGTAGATTCTTCAACTCCCCTGCCAAGAGCCaacaataaagaagaagaagaagaaggagaagagattaGGAAATAAGTGAAACTTTGGTACTAACCGAAGTTAGCTTGACAGCTGATGTAGATTTCGTGATAAGAACCGTATTTGACCTTAACTCTAACGGTGGGAGTGACAGAGGCGGCCGTGCCAGAATAGGGATTCCGCTGTTGAACGAGCATTCCACCAATGGGCATTATGGGAAAAAACCAGTTGATTTAACAGCCATTTCGAATGGTTGGGGAGGTTAGATAAAATCTTTTTATTTGGGAGGTAGTAAATGATTGAAAAAGTATAGGATCAAATTGATATTTTGACATAGTTCACGGGAGGGGAGTTATATTTCCTCATTCCTAATAATTCCTAaaattactttaaaaaaaaaagaaaaaatcggTCTTCACTTATCTGTTTAACCTTAACACTTCATTTGAGAACAAAAATTGTTCTAGTTTTTCTCTATCTACGGCAGACTGTCAATATACTTTGTTGAAGATTGTCTGAGTTGTTCCTGGGAGTATGGCATGGGTTACTTTAGCACCGTAGATTTTAGCAATAAGAAAATGTTTCTCTTTGGTTCCCTTGAAACTTACGAGGTGCTTGTGTCTCCTACTCTAACTATTCACTATTTCCCCCTCCCCACAAGTACTCTTGATTTACAAAATTATAATTCTacttaaaaatttattttcacccattcttttctccttcgATACCCTATACAAATTACAATAAAGCTTTAGCCTTAATATGACTTCTCATATCAAATTGTGGTTTTCTAGAGTCCTTAAAGTTCCATATGCTGAGGGCCCCTGAAAATAATTGGGATTGCTTGTGGAATTTGGAGTGTCAAAGGCTGATTGTTTCCACGAGCTCAATGATAAAGCTTTTGAAAAACTTCAAGGGTCGTCATGATAGTTTCTGTAGGAATATTCTTTAGAATATTGtttattattgtcccatatactAAGTAGGAAATTGACCGATACCAATCTCTTAGTATTGGATTTCAAATAGGAAACTCACTCATCATCTAATTAGGAAAAAGTGTCCAACCCTATttggcacaccttgatgggagggtgcatATACTCTGTTAAATAGGACTCTAGGTTCTCCTTCTACCCTAATATTACTCTCATTATTTGagccatcaccaagagagcattaaggggaATTAGTGGAAGAAATCTAGAGGATCCATTGTACTCATGTTTGGgattgcaaaaataaaaatacttaaATGATATAATGACAGTcaattcttcacagtcgatggtgaacaGTATGTATCgttgatttattattgtttaatttgtgatttgtctaagattttaaaatataaccacaagcgtacggatcaatgtagctatgggtcgaacacagggagagcagccacattattattattttttacttattttaataatgcgaaagtgaatcgattaatgattgtgatctaattctaattaccatcctaaacatatgtatctaaaataacgtcataaccattcgtcatctaagaatttaaatatgcaagacacacaattaaaattaaataaataaatatatgaaaataaacaccccacgcaaagaaaaaaatgctgaaataaaaataaagtaaaagaaaaaagataaaactagagagagactcacaagtaggcttttctacttagccagagggatgcatcataatatgagcttccctacttgacagagaatcactcttacaagggttactctacttggctttagggaaagggagacaattaaaataaaaataaaaatgatggttctatggctaggaggggcaaagccaatacatacactagccatgaaccttgggggaaagggatagcaataatgtaacgactgaaattaaaataagaaagaaaggatggtcaaaataggaaatgagaggggggagagaagactattgaaagagcctacttacttgaactttaaCCCTTAAGCTGAAAACttaatcgatttgagatactgccaacactaaaaatcagatctgaaataaatcaaatcagaaatttctagtactagagaaaacaaatctgaagaaaaaaattgaacttgaaagacatgcttcatagcttattcttgtcacctagaactaagcctagaactagaacttaaaaattacaacttcaattgtttaaacaataaaaataaaagactgaatcaaaaacaaaagtgcttgcattaattgaataaaaagaacttacaaaagtgtttaaagcataaacctagaactagagctagagatagagaaaactagagaaaaagatagagtaactaagaaaaaaccttacaagaagaatgaagtgcctccgcTTGTataaattctattatatagagaataggggagggaagctaaagattttagcttctaaaaaaaaaaatattttttttattttgttgatgaggtggaggagagagaagatagagaattatAGGAAGTaaggaatctccaacgattttgcttcattttttcttctttttatttttatttttttctagagaagatagagaattatAGGAAGTaaggaatctccaacgattttgcttcattttttcttctttttatttttatttttttctctctcttcttcaaacgtgggcagcatcttggacgatttttttttctaatttttttttctttcctatttttcttcttaatcttCTAAAATACAAACCTCAAAAAAATAGCAGTTAAAAGGTTCGAATTTGAGatctcctaataagcaagggattttacacaccacaactcactaactacgttaggtagttgttgttaccaaaaatgaatcttcaatcacttaaggttGTTGTCCATCGATCGTTGTTGACATTCGAAATATTTcttgtacctttgggacaactgtaaatgggctggttctgcatctcggttcagttctgatccattattctttttctggcctgaaaagaataatcacttgtaggggtgaccaaacgaatgtatatttttaattgaacacgtccatcttgctcagaatttcatcctcttcacaaccatgaaaagaaataggacctctttacatgtaaaattagagatatagtacctgatagtccttaaggccttgaaaatataaaacctgcaaaaagagagtaaaacacaaggtagttccattctaaatatgtaaaatgcatattttactaccctatatttcatacataaatgtgctcatcagaatttccCCACACtaagactttgctagtcctcgagtaaaataaaataaaaaataataaaaataaaaaacctaactcactttcgtaggaatcacggttgcacttagcatgtgcaacaaacctttaaacccctaagtcactcctagtggatgagttgtgtctcatgggtgtttgcagtgaatatacacccaaaattcagaataaacaaatcacAATCTTGAATAAAAGTAAGGCTCATACTgatctggagcaaagataatttctcttacaagggacccccacatttgaacttttattaccctttatcaattccaggcactaacatatttcttaatttggaactcacctcgtctcttccaaaacatccttatcttaaggtaaaaccacttgtgaagaaatagggaatcaatgactaaggcgttagagtggttttgaccaaaacatattactaagcattaatgacatttacacatttttttctcttttttttgcttaataaactctattctactccactacttttggcctgaatgacatgatgGAGAAAataccagacacccaagttactatgtagcttcgctttttgtatATACCCACAAaaacagtgatgctagagttccttcagaaatttcttcctaaggaattttgatcaagacaccacgcttcctgaaaCACAATaacctgtctagttccaagggaatcaactcttattcttctttatatcacatttcacatttcatttaaaattgtgcatatgtcaactcatgctaaattaaaaagaaggtctcaactccaaatcaaaagtacaaggaacccacagacttacatatgtcCAACActataaaacaggggtctcttatttttcaaaagaaagtgccatctcaagacacaggcttatttctttcttctcaacaggctTTTTaaacgttcaaaatgggtatcttaatcaaaaattttatttttatatatcaagcaaccgaatggtatgattattagccaaaaaccaaagtaggacttcatcctttagcaagctcaacaaaaaaaaaaaaaaaaaacaaataaaataaaatggaaaaagttaaaactggtttccctcccccacacttaagtcatgcaatgtccttaatacatggaaagaattaaaaatgaagacaatgtAAAGgagtcatacctgattaaaagttaattaTCAGTgcaaagaggttcatggagatccatgacctcttcactaccagtagtaggaaactcgaggaacagTTTCAAAtgttgaccattaacctttgaaattactcCTGTTcatggattcaaaatctccacaaccccatggggatatacattatggataataaacggGCCTTCCCAtagggatctaagcttaccagaaaaaagatgcaatcgagagttgtacagtaagaccttatcaccaattataAAAGATTTAAGCAGAATGTGTTTATTATAGAAAGCTTTGGtattttccttataaatcctagaacttttataggcattattcctaagttcctccaactcagatagttggagccgaCGATGAATTCtcacatcagacaaatcaaagttgagctttttgatggcccaaaaggccttatactccaactcaactggtaagtgacaagttttcccatacaacaaacggtagggagactgactaaggtcggtcttgaatgcagtttGATAaacccacaaggcatcaatgagcctaagggaccaatccttacagttggAATTAAtaattttctccaagatttgtttgatctacctattaAACACCTCCACTTGCCCAtcagtttgggggtgataaggggtagataacttatgggtgatccatactttttcattaaggcctcaaaaggtcgattacaaaaatgagtatccctatcactaattattacaCATGGTGCATCAAAgcagaaaaaaatattctctttgagaaactggaccaccactttgtggtcattagatttacaaggtatgacctctatccatttagaaacgtaattaatagccaaaagtatgtataaattcccaaagaaattagggaatagtcccatgaaatcgacgccccatacatcaaaagatctcaactaccaaaataaggttgaggggcatcatgtcttcttattgatacggccaaaagactggcaggtagggcaagccttgcaaaaatcaaaagcatctctaacaAGTgtgagccaataaaatccgtatTGAAGAACCTTtccggcagtcttcttaggtccaaagtgtccaccacatgcatgatcatgacaaaaagagagaatagaatgtttctcatgatcaggaacacatcgtcgaaTAATCTGATCcaacatatcttaaacaaataaggattatcctaaaaaagtgcttaacttgagaatgaaacctatacatatcttgggtggaccagtgatctagAGTCACAAACTAGAAGTtgataatgtcagcaaaccatggttcactggacactttaaataactgttcatctggaaagttctcgttgactggagaatcgatagtcaaggaattgagaagtcgggataaatggtcagcaactaggttttcaactccttttttttttcctaatttctaaatcaaactcttgcaaaagtaaaacccacctaatgcgACGAGCTTTAGCATCCTTTTTTTGAACTATGTATTTGAGAGCAGAATAAGCAGTATACatcaccacatgtgaaccaactaagtaagactgaaacttttctaatacaaacacaacagccaaaaattctttttcagtggttgtataattgagttgtgcatcatttaatgtcctactagcatagtaaatgacagtgggcaacttattaatcctttgacccaaaactgctcctatggcaaaatccaaagcatcacacatcagttcaaaaggtataagccaaacaggtggttgaacaatgggtgcattggtcaactccttcttaagttgtttgaaggattctaggcactctttagaaaactcaaaagtttaatctttggcaagtaatgaagtgagtgGTCAGGTTAACTGACTAaaattcttaataaaccttctgttgAAGTCCGCATGCCttagaaaagatcggacgtccttaacagattgaggagatgataaattatcaattaaatccactttggctctatctactttaattccctcattggatattacatggcctaaaacaataccagatttaaccataaaatggtattttccccaattaaaaatcaaattcttagatatgcaccttttcaaaactagggaaagatgatgaagacattcagaatagaaaTTTCCATGAattaaaaagtcatccataaatacttttaagaattttttgactatgtcagaaaagatgctcatcatatatcattagaatgtagtaggggcattacaaagcctaAAGGgtatacgcctgtaagcaaatattccatatgggcatgtaaaaatgatcttatattggtcctctaaagcaattaggATCTAGTTATAGccgaaatatccatcaagaaaacaatagtattcatgtctagctaacctctctaacatctggtcaatgaatggcaatgggaagtgatccttccagcttgccacattaagtttcctgtagtctatgcacactctccaccttgattggacacaggttggaattagttcattattggcattgggaactacagtcatcctagacttcttaggcactacgtgacctgggcttacccattggctgtcagaaataggataaattattccatgatccaagcactttaggatctctttcttaatggcttccatcatcacttggttagctcttctttggggttccgctggtttggaatcctccataagatgtatatgatgttgcacaatagaaggacttatacccttgatatcagttaTGGTCCAAcatagggcttccttattatcttttaacactttaagtaactcctcttcctggctagaagttaaatttgaagaaattattacaggaagagtttggtcaggccctaggaaagcataacTCAAATTAAAtggtaactccttaagatctagcttaggggcctcaactatggaaggtttgagaatggaattgaaaaggggtcctaagggcaccgcaggtgtgtgaagactcaagacttcaaaaaagaaattttcactatcatcatctaaCTCATTCATACACTctagaattctgaatcaaaatcattatcaaagttggtaattaaatcatcagaaaaattcagaaaatcctcaagcatattgatctcttctttcata is a genomic window of Macadamia integrifolia cultivar HAES 741 chromosome 13, SCU_Mint_v3, whole genome shotgun sequence containing:
- the LOC122059087 gene encoding LOW QUALITY PROTEIN: BAG family molecular chaperone regulator 1-like (The sequence of the model RefSeq protein was modified relative to this genomic sequence to represent the inferred CDS: inserted 2 bases in 1 codon) — translated: MPIGGMLVQQRNPYSGTAASVTPTVRVKVKYGSYHEIYISCQANFGELKNLLXAPTGLHHEDQKLLFKDKGRDSNAYLDIVGAKDGSKLVLVEDVISREKRFLEMRKNVKMEKASKSISEVDNLAAQVSASESVISKGGKVAKIDVLNLTEMLMNQLLKLDGIIADGDVKLQRAPIASMKKMM